GATGCTCCTTGGAATGTTAAAAAGATTGAATTGCTTGCAAATTTGAGTAATTCCAAATTATTGGAGTTGCTAAATATTAGCTCCACAAaggtattttttctttctttcttttagttgattctttttgttttcttttcatatcATTGTTCATAATTTATTCATGTGTTTTAAAGTTGTAATCagaatttttctttgtaaagGATATGGTTATACCAAAGGAATTGAGAGACATAGTATCATCCCCATCATATAAAGTCAAGCAGTTGAAGGTAGAGATATCGAAGTCATTTACTACACATGAATTCATTGAACTTGTGGATAGCTTGCTTTGGATTTCTCCTCGTCTAGAGCTTTTGTTAATAACACATGGGGAATGGATTGACAAGAATTGGTATCGCGAGACCATATCTTTCAAGGTATTACGGATATTAATTTCCTTAGAATTTATAAATTTGCTTCATATATTCTCACTTCTAGGGATGGTAAATAAATTTTAGGCGTAAATGcaattttagtccctatattttaacttttttccattttagtccctacattttattttttccacttttagtccctaaaccaattaacgcccTTCGTTTAAGTCCTTGAAGCACCATTCCGTTACCTAACTAATGGAGAAACTGACggatgaataaaatattaattttttttccatgttggacaataaaataataattttttattattatcgaCTAACTTTTCTTCAAAACATTAAAACCCATGTCTGAATCGGCTGATCGGTTCCTTGTACCAGTTCTGCcgccttctttttttccttctttcttcttctccccCTCTCTACAGCTTCAGCAAAAAGGGTATTAAGAGACACGTATCACAAGTTGAGTGTTGGCTCTTTTCTTCGTGTTTTTGCTAGCCTTTGCAATCGAGGTGTTGTCCATCTTGCCCGATATCAAGCCTACAAGCACGAATCCCATGCTGGGCGCCTTGACTCAAACCATCATATATACTTGTCGCATGGGTTTTACTTAGTCATTCTCTCTATCATGTCCTTCAACCTTGGAATCTTCATAGCCGCCCTGGCTTCCATTTCTAACAGGTACCCGAAATATACAAAAGCATAAACCAAATTATTCACCAACAAGCACATCCCAATATTTCCAATCCTCATATAATCCTATATCTGgaaaacaacacacacacaatgaACAAAAAATAGGGAACTGTAGGGAAAACACGAAGAAAAGAGTGAACCTAGGCCGAATGGAGTGGGTGTTGTTCAATTTTGATCGGATGAAGGAGCCATGTAGGTGATGAGGTGTGCTCTGTTTTGGGTTATATGGAACAGGGGCTGAAAtagttttggttttgggggtAAAAACATGAAGAGGTCGTGTGCATGTAGAAAACATAATAGTTGAATACCTCAACTGTGGCCATTTGGGCTGCAAAAACTGAAAGTAAAAGAAAActtgaagagagagaattgaaagAGGTGAAATATATGAGTAACAAAGGAATGAGAAAGAGTACTTGTGAGTGAGGAGCTGACCAATGTGAGAGCCATATATAGAGATGGTGCGGAGAATACtagaaataataaaaggaaaTGAGAGTGAGATTAGTGTGAGCACCCCTGAAGAATCTTTGGCAAGAAGACACCTCACGTCACTGACACAAATTAAAAGACATTTGGTAAGTCTAGCTGtgaatgtttttcttttgtttttttaaagaataaaagtatttttagataagtattttttttttcttcattatcaaTAGCTTTGTACACCATTATTTGTATAAGCCAAATGGTGGAGGCCATAACTCACATCGGTATCATATCCTATAAGTGGGTTTCTCTGTGTTTTGTAAGGTGGGACATCATCAGTACTGGCTATATATCATGCATCCatgcacataaaaaaaattggaatgaaAGAAAGTGTAAGTAGGAGAAAATAAATTTACGTTTTCTACATGCACACGACCTCTTCATGTTTTTACCCCCCAAACCGAAACTATTTCAGCCCCTGTTCCGTACAACCCAAAACAGAGCACACCTCATCACCTACATGGCTCCTTCATCCGACCAAAATTGAACGACACCCACTCCATTCGGCCTAGGTTCActcttttctttgtgttttcTCTACAGTTCCCTATTTTTTGTTCactgtgtgtgtgttgttttcCAGGTATAGGATTATATGAGGATTGGAAATATTGGGATGTGCTTGTTGGTGAATAATTTGGTTTATGCTTTTGTATATTTCGGGTACCTGTTAGAAATGGAAGCCAGGGCGGCTATGAAGATTCCAAGGTTGAAGGACATGACAGAGAGCATGACTAAGTAAGCAAAAACCATGGGACAAGTGTATATGATGGTTTGAGTCAAGGCGCCCAGCATGGGATTCGTGCTTGTAGGCTTGACATCGGGCAAGATGGACAATACCTCGATTGCAAAGGCTAGCAAAAACACGAAGGAAAGAGCCAACACTCAACTTGTGATACGTGTCTCTTAATACCCTTTCTGTTGAAGCTGTAGAGAGggggagaagaagaaagaaggaaaaaaagaaggcgGCAAAAGTGGTACAAGGAATCGATCAGCCGATTTAGACATGGGTTTTAACGTTTTGAAGAAAAGTtagtcaataataataaaaaattattattttattgtccaacatgaaaaaaaaaaaaattttattcatccGTCAGTTTCTCCATTAGTTAGGTGACGGAATAAGGCTTTaaggactaaaacggaaagcgtaaattggttttaggaactaaaagtggaaaaaataaaatgtagggactaaaatggaacaacgtcaaaatgtagggactaaaagtgcatttacgcctaaattttaactcttaaaaaagCTATTAATGTAAAATCATTCATGTACTCATGCTAGGGGAGACTCCTTTTCTTGTAGTGGATCCTCTCTTGTTGTTATTAAGTTTTTggtaaagattttattttatttgtgtgtgtgtgtaatcaGCCATGATGTACATGTATTTTATATGAAATCTTATTAGAATCAtttgaactttttttgtattgaaTGCAAAAGACTAGGTTTAATGTTAACAGTATTTATAGAGGTTCAtgatatatatgaaattatgaagaataaaatgaaaaagttaaaaggcacaaaaaaatagtataaatgaaatttattaacAAACAAGAAGAAAACCACCATCAAATTATAAATGTACTAGAACATATCAAAAACTTCTCAAGACTTCAAAGGTTTTCTATAAATTAACATGGTGTCCAATTGCTCTTAAACCTTCAACTTTGAGTCACACTTTAGTCACAACCATATATGATTTTCTCAATAGTTCAAGAAAGTATACAAACTCACAGTTCCTGCACAAAGGAATTTACTGTTAGTTCATGACCACATATATTCTGAAAGCTAATTTAACAAGACACAAGTGCAATCTGTGACAACAAATTGGTTCATCTTTGTGTATTGATTTAGGACAAAAACCATAATTTAGCACATTGTGATGAGACTAattatctcttctttttttttttttaaatatctttttgAAACGTACTAGGACTTATTTAAGTATGGAAAAAGGACATATAAAAGGTTGTCTTAGATGGGACCTTTGGAATTTGTACAATTTACAATATAATCTGATAATCAGATACTACTGCTAGTGTGTCCTAGATAATAACATCAACCAGCCAATCACAACAGCAGTCAGCATTTGGCCCTCTATTATTGTCATGGCCtgtttaaccttttttttcctcttacaCTCTGTTTGGAAAACTATTTCATTTTCCTATGTCTGGTAGTGACTTCAAAAAGAGATAGagtttttttcattagtttccATATTGCTTCTTAACTTCCTTTATTTAGCATgctgtgagatagagttgttttctggaaaattttaatagaaaGCAGTCtctaaaatgtaatttttaataGGGCTTTCATTTTTAATAGGGTTTTCCGTTGACCGaagatagttttcctttgaattattttttcgGATGTTACCAAACACAGGAAAACACGAAAAACTATCTTCACATAAAATTTTCCATCCAAACAAATGAAGTGTAGAGTTCTTAAAATaccacaaacacacacacacacacacacacacacacacacttatatatatatatatatatatatcttctcaTCTGTTGGTGAAGAGGAAGGAGCATTTAGAAGTAAACTCCTATTGTTCTTAGTGCTATGCTAGATTCCTAACCAGCTAAATTAGGTCCCTGACCTGGTTTTTGCTAGCTAGATCCCGCATTAAAGGTTTGTACATATACAGAAGGGAAGATTAGCTTATTGCTCTTTGGGTTTTTCCCTAGTTAGATCTGCCACTGAATGTTTGTGCAGAGAGAAAGAAGGATAATCTCAAAGAGTAGAAATCTGCTCCATTTTAGTGAGGAAAGTAAAATCGACAACTTAAAGAGCTTAGAATGCATAGCTTGAGCAAATCATTTCTATAAATTAGGAAAAGGAAgtgcctttttcttttgtctaaaaataataattatggaGAAAATTCTTCTCTTGAATCAggattataattatatttagtTTCTTATTTCCTTTATTGTAATATGTTTTGTGTGcggttttttaattattagagcATTGGTTATAACAACTAAGAGTTAATTGGCCTTTAATTatctaaagaaagaaaatttaattggCCTGACTAAAGTTGTTCTAAGCTATATATGAATCAAAAGAAGATTTTGATAATATActtctattattttctttacttttcttgtaAGGTTATACATGTCGTATATATACATCTTCTAGTAGGGGAACTATTTCTATAATTCCAAGGAATAGATGCTTGAGTTACATTCTTGCTATTTCAATACTAGTGCATTTATGTAATATTCTTCTTATTAGAAGAATGGTAGTCACTACTGTCATAATTTCATTGCtaatacgtttttttttttcaaatttgcgCCTGAGAGTATATTGTGTCAAAttttgagacttttttttttcttgattggaAGAATGGAGATTGAGATGATGTccagtcttctttttcttttgcttggtTTTAACAGTGTTGCTAACTCATTGCTTGATTTCAGTTCTCCTATGAAAAGCCCATTCTTAGAGGGGAGAATTATAGTTGTTGCAAATTCCTTCCAGATCCATGTTGGAGGCATTGCTTAAAGAGTGTCACGATTGAGAATTGTAGAGCACCTGCAAATGTAGAGACTGTGAGGGCAGATAAAGAAATTCTAGAGAAGTACTTTTATGAGAATGCAAAGATCCTGGAGAGCTTCCAATTCAATCCTAAAGTTGAAtgacaaaaattttaaagtatcGTTTAAGAGAATGTAGGTATTTTAAGTTGAATGACAGAGAGACTGAGATAATGTCCAGTTGCATCATCTGTAGACATCATTTCTGTCTATGCCTAGAGTGCCTGGCCTGACTTGAGGTTTTAAGTTGTTATGTAAGACAAAATATACtgtttaatttattgtttattgattttgatattttcatgCAACTTTTGAAGTTTTAGATTATGGttgatattttcttaattttagatgTTATTAATACTTTCTAGACAAATTAGAGTCCTTTTCTACTATCTATCTACTAATCTGTATATAAATAGTGCGAATGTGCGTCAGTTGACATTGTAGCTACAGtagctataggttttttttttttttttttttttttttttttttttttttttttttttttttttttttccagtcattggtttgtgcttttttttttttttccttttaaatatttatatgagctagcatatatatttttatactgacacaacaaatttcacaatattttcacaattattgaggtgccaatttcttataagtcgaaataaaataataaaatatgagattgtaatcaaactttatgtatttaggttttttctttttgttcatttttttatgatgtcgatatatttaagtttttttttggttttaaattttatataatttatgttttttgatGACCCCCCTTAAAAAATAATCTTGGAGTCGTGACTGCCTGATTAACCTACTTGGACAGTTGGACCATATTATATCTGAGACGCAGCATGTAGCTTTATCCTTGCCTTGGCGTAGATTCACCCATTTACAAAGGTTAAgtccttttgtagttgtactctagttatataatgtattataaacccgaTTTAAAATACTAGTATTACCATTTTCGTgtatgttctaataagtattactgtttactcaaaaaaaaaaaaaaattgctacctTATGCCATAGTGGAGAGAGTTATTGATGCTTATAACTTGATTGTGTGGATGGAAGATCTTTGCTTACCATCATATTTATTTGGGTCCaccacaaatataattttttgtaatacaCCAATCACAATATATTATATCAgtggttataaaaaaaaataaaaaataaaaataaaaaaaaaagaagaagaagaagaaggaggttGTGTCCTTAATGGAGGCAAAGAGGCTATCTTGTACTATTAATCCTTTATATTGTATATTGAAGGGGTTTGGAAGTTTTTGATGGTTTACTCGGTTGGAGGGGTTTGTTTTTGATGGTTTACTCgtgaatttatttataaataaataaattcacaaCAACATTGATATCTATTCTTTCTATTTAACAGTGTTTGTATTTGAAGTTTCTTTTTGATGTCCCAGACAAACCCCCAGAGTTCATTGCCCTGATTTCTAACTGCACCAATATCCCAAGGTATActcttttccttcatttctACACTAATTACagctttctttaattttatttttttaaatatgtttgagTATagtttaattatgaaaaaaagggATATTTCTGATCAAACCAgtagttaaaaatatttatgcacgatacatatttattttaattggaaTCTGTTGATAAGTTTTAATCTCATATTTTCAATTGAGTTTGTTAAATTCTTTCATTGGAAAAATTTGTAAGCAAGTCAAGGGTCCTTTGTGTAGGGAAGTTGTATCACATTATGGACAAAATATCTGAATTGCCTGAGCCTCTTCTACACCACATTCTGTCTTTCCTTCCCAttaaacaagtttttcaatCTAGTACGTTGTCCAAGAGATGGAATTATGTCTGGTCTACAATCCCAGTTCTAGAATTTGATAAATCCTTCTTTGAGTCAAAGTTGTGGTGTCGAGACACTAAGAAAACTTGCGAAATCCAGAGAAAGAGGGTGGAGTTATATCACTTTGTGGACCAAAATTTACTAAGCCGCTGTAGGCAAGGGTTAAATATAAAGAACTAAAGAAGTTTACACTTTACACTTTCAGTGTACTTGAGTACACCGAAATCAGTGTCTCATGTGGACCATTGGATCGAATATGTAGTCAAGAGTGATGTTGAATAGCTTAATCTTGactttcaaaaatttgaaaggAAGTGGAAGAGGTATTATCCCTTGCCTCAGAATGTTCTACTTGCAAAATCAATAACTGTGTTGAGGTTAAAGGCATGTCGGTTGGAGTCATACTTTGGTGATATAAACTTATCctctttgaaaattttgtctttatatAAAGTGGGTACAAATgatcaaattatccaaaatcTAGTTGCTGGGTGTCCTGTGATAGAAGACATAGGAATTGAAGACTGTTGTGGGTTGAAAAGTGTACAGTTCTCTGGTCTTCCTAAAGACAAGGCAATTGAGTTGAAAAACAATAAAGGTGTTGAGACAGTTGAATTAGAAACATCAAACATTTATCATGTACATATCCAACAGTTTGAAGCATCCAAGATCAACCTGGTGCCCTGCAAAAATCTGAAGTTATTAAAGCTAGGAAAACTGCACATAACAGACAGCTGCTTCAATTACCATATTTCTCAACTTCCACTCATTGAGTACTTGTCCGTATATTGGTGTGATAAGTTGGAAAGTATTAAGATTTCAAGTCATCTTCTTAAGACATTACACATATTGAAATGCAACAAGCTGGTTGAAGTCGAGATTAACACTCCTAAGTTATGTAAACTTGCATATCTTGGTGGTAATACAATATCCTTTTCAGTGACTGCTTTGGCTTATTTGTCAAAAGCTACCTACTAGATGTTGCACTCCAATGCTCCTTGGAATGTTAAAAAGATTGAATTGCTTGCAAATTTGAGTAATTCCAAATTATTGAAGTTGCTAAATATTAAATTCGCCAAGGTATTTTTGTTCTTTGCTTCAGTTGATtcattttgtttccttttcatATCATTGTTCATAATTTATTCATGtgtatttaaatttgtaatcagaatttttctttgtaaagGATATGGTTATACCAAAGGAATTGAGAGACATAGTATCAATGTATCATCCCCATCATATAAAGTCAAGCAGTTGAAGGTAGAGATATCGAAGTCATTTACTACACATGAATTCATTGAACTTGTGGATAGCTTGCTCTAGATTTCTCCTCTTCTAGagcttttgttaataaaatatggGAAATGGATAGACAAAGATAAGTGTTACGAGACCATATCTTTCAAGGTACTACGGATATTAATTTCCTCAGAAATTATAAATTTGCTTCATATATTCTCACTTCTATGGATGGTAAATAAATTTGAACTCTTAAAGAAGTTAGTAATTTAAAATCATTCATGTACTCATGCCAGAGACTCCTTTTCTTGTAGTGGATCCTCTTGCTGTTATTAAGCTATTGGTAAAGATtagactttattttattttatttgtgcgtgtgtgtatgtgtgtgtgttatcaGCCATGATTTACATGTATTGCATATGAGATTTTATTAGAAtcatttaaactttttttgtattgaaTGCAAAAGACTAGGTTTAAT
This genomic stretch from Quercus robur chromosome 4, dhQueRobu3.1, whole genome shotgun sequence harbors:
- the LOC126720657 gene encoding uncharacterized protein LOC126720657 isoform X2, which gives rise to MLGKLHITDSCFNYHISQLPLIEYLSIYWCDKLESIKISSHRLKTLHILKCDKLVEVEINTPKLCKLSYLGGNTISFSVTALAYLSKATYQMLHSDAPWNVKKIELLANLSNSKLLELLNISSTKDMVIPKELRDIVSSPSYKVKQLKVEISKSFTTHEFIELVDSLLWISPRLELLLITHGEWIDKNWYRETISFKCLYLKFLFDVPDKPPEFIALISNCTNIPSSPMKSPFLEGRILVVANSYQFLVGGIA